tttcttctttcttcttctttttttttttccagaggaaagAAAGGTTTCATACAACACAGTAtcaaaaaaagtagaaggaacaCACTAAATGCACAAACTTGTGGCAAATAAATCCATAGCCTATTGTGATAGGTCCTTCCAGCATCGATCAGGTTTCTTCTCCATCTGTTATCTCAAGGTTATTTACAGATGTGGTGGCTTTTGAATAAGAGTCTCTCACAGTAGAGTGGACAGGTTTCAATCATTGGTTTCTGGATCTGTTTGTGCCATGTAGGCATCCAACTCGGCATCCAGGTGTCCTTTTGTTTTCGACATGTATGCATCCAACTGGTTGTCCAGCTGCTCCTTGGTCAGCACAGGGCGAGTGAGGGCACCTTTCCCTCGTCCACGGCCAGCGGACCAGGTTCGAGGCATTTGTTGCCATCGGAGATTACAACGGACACGTGGGTCTGGGCGTCAAGGGCTCCAAGGAGGTAGCCACCGCCATCCGTTGGCCATCATCCTGGCCAAGCTTTCCATCGTCTCCGTGCGACGAGGCTACTGGGGGAACAAGATCAGCAAGCCCCACACTGTCCCATGCAAGGTGACTGGTCGCTGTGGTTCTGTGCTGGTGCGTctcatccctgcccccagaggTACTGGCATTGTCTCAGCCCCTGTGCCCAAGAAGCTACTGATGATGGCTGGTATTGACGACTGCTACACTTCGGCCAGGGGCTGCACTGCCACCCTGGGGAACTTTGCCAAGGCTACTTTTGATGCAATCTCCAAGACCTACAGCTATCTCACCCCTGATCTCTGGAAAGAGACTGTGTTCACCAAGTCTCCCTATCAGGAATTCACTGACCATCTAGTAAAGACCCACACCACAGTCTCCGTGCAGAGGACCCCGGCTCCAGCTGTGGCTACCACAtagttttatacaagaaaaataaaagtgaattaaagttcattaaaaaaaaaaaaaaaacaggtaaaagcAGGTGCTTTGTTTGAAGTGAGGGTGAGAAGTATAATTTCGACCACTCGCCCCCCCATCAGACTCTGCAGCGGTGCCACGTAAACTTTGGGGGACTCTGGGGTTCTCTGGAATGTAACTACATAACCTGCACCCAAAATCCTGCATTGTATATTAGTTATTTTCTTGCAGGTCATTTGAAAGCCTTTGGGAAATCATTGACCTTCTCTCCACCCTGCTAATTTTAGAAGTAATGGCACATGATAAAAAAATGCAAGtctaaatatatagtaaaaaaaaaaaaaaaaagaaagttatataaAAATGAGGCTGTTGCCCATTTTATATCCCTGTTGTAGTCCCCAGTTTATTGTTAGTTTCTGTGGATCTTtccaaaaatattccatgcacatgtctgcacacatatgtgcatatatacacatccCATTCCCCCTTTTTGagtgaaaaagtaaaaagcataCTGACTTGTACTTTGCTTTATGCACCTAAGAATAAATATTAGAGTTCTCTGTGTTTGAGTATATACTTAGATCTATTGTGTAGATCTAAACATTGTGTAAAATTTCAATATTTGAGGGTCAATATTTTACCAATCATTAACAGACTTTCCGTGTTTAGACTACAATATCTATTGTGATTTAATGACCATATTTtcggaaatatttgcaaacacatGCAAACAGTTATGTGGGGTGGAGAATTTGCAGAAATGCCCCCCAACGAGCAGTGGAGACGATAATCCACGGTGGCGTGAGAGGGATGGTACCTCTATCTCCGCCAGCATGCGCTGTGCCATCAAATCTATTTTATCTTCATCAGAGATCTGAGAATaccaaatcttcttttttttattttaagttgcaTTCACTAATAGCTAGTAGACtgtattttcataaatttcaaagccatttcattttttcccctataaacTGCCTGTTCATGTCATTATCcaaatttctaattaatttttcttttttttctttttctttttcctttttttttctcttttttttctaatttatttataaacaccTTCCTAATATTAAGGAAACTACTCCTTTCTATATAGTTTGGGGAACAAAAAGTCtaatactttctgtttttttaatggtatttatGAGTTTACATTGAACTTTTATATggtttttgattttgatgtaaAAACTGTGAGTTCTTATTAATGTCagacatttttttatatatatattatcaagtGGTCCAGGTAAAATGAACCATCGAAagaattttcctttgtttccaggAAAACATTGTATACCTGGAATAGTAAGTAATGTTTCTTCCCTTTCAGTAACAAGGGATATATAATCTCTTAACTTTCCTTTTTGATTCATGGTGGTTGTAAGTTTCATgatcgagtttttttttttttcatgaccgAGTTTAAGAGTCAAATTTGTGTTTGCCGtcgtttttagtatattttatccTCCACTTCACAATATGCTTCTAACTATAGATTCATAGTTTGGGGGAAACTTAATACaattttctgtgtttgtgtggCTTGCGATTTGTAGGtaggggagggtgtgtgtgtcaGTCGGCgtgggagggcaggtgggaaaTGGAGACAGATCTGTTCCAAGCAGCCATGAAGTTATTAACTGCGACagaaattttaaggatttttgccTTGGAATTAGAAGCGCGTGTGTCCTGATTATCTATTTCAACACAATAAGCTGTCACAAAAGAACAGTGTGACATCGTTAATGATTTGGGGCTTGGTGGGTGGAAGTAGGCACTGTCTCTAGGCCCCGTGTGCCCTGGCAGCTCTAGCTGGTGGACCTCTGTCACCTGGATCGAGATGGCTGCACTGAGGGGACTCCTTCATGTGACTAACTGGACCTCCCCACAGCCTGGTAGTCTCAGAAAAGTGAGATTTCTTACATGGTGACATAGAATTCCAAGGCATCCAAGGAGAGAAAACCTAAACCTTGGACCTCAATGAAAGGACCATCCAAGAATATGGGACTGTCTTTAATCTCGGTGCCATGTAACCAGAGGGTATTACTTGGGATGAGTCACTTAAGACTGTATACGTATGTACACAGATGCAAGGACCATGCAGTGCCCCACTGCACCGAATGTCATCCTATGCACGCACTAAGGCATTTCCTACCCCTTAGTCCATCTCCTCACAGCTATATTGGGTGTGAGCTATTATAATTTcccctgtcttttttcttttcttttcttttcttttcttttcttttcttttcttttcttttcttttcttttcttttcttttcttttctttcttttcttttcttttcttttattttatttcttttcttttttcttttttcttttctttttctcttttcttttcttttttcttttctttttttttcttttcttttcttctcttttttcctttgctttttttctttgattttttcttttcttttcttttcttttcttttcttttcttcttttctttcttttcttttctttctttctttctttctttttttttttacatattggaAATAGAGGAATTTGTCTTCAGTTAGATAGCTTCTAAAATCCCAGGTGTAGCTGGAATTTTTAGTGAcataagacctttttttttttcctggaaattgcCAGGATGGTGTGATTATTTGAGGAAGGGGCTCAGGAGGGGATGTACGTACCTAAGTGCTCATAGATTCACAGAATCATAGAAATTTTGAGTATGGTAGACATGTATGCATtaccttaacatttttttcatgataaaaaaaatggatttgcaGGAAAATGGGAAATGCAGTGATACAAAGGTGGGTGGCTTTAGACAGACAGACGAGACCTGCAGTCCTGCCTCTGTACCTTCTTGCTCTGAGCTTCTGAACACAGTCAGCTTTGCTTTCTCTGCCTAGGCCACAGTTTTCTAATCCAGCATAAAACACTGCCGCAAAGCTTAGAGCCTTCCGACAACAAAGGCTTACTCTATCTATGGACTGTGTGGGTTATCTGGGAGGTTTTTCTGCCAGTCTCACTCAGATTTGCTCAGAAATTGCTTGCTTGCCTgagcccaggcacccctgggacaGCTGAATCTTCTGGAGCTTTCCTGTGAGTGGCCTTCTGCTGCAAGCTCCCTCACTGCATGGCACCCTCAAGGTCCCAAGAGCACAAAGGCAGAAACTGAGGTCCTGTTGAAGTCAGGCCTTGGGACTCCCACGATGTTACTTCTCCCACCATCTCCTAACAAAAACCAGATTCAAGGTGCAGCGACATAAGTTCCACTTCTCGGTGGTGGGAGTTGCAAGTTAGACGTGGCCGTATTTCATCTATTAATCTCTGAAAtggaaaaacctaaaataaatcccaaaaatgccataacaaaaaaaataatatacataaaatgtctAATGTGGCATCTAGATTTTCAATATGTTTTCAACAAACAACTTCTGTTTTGGGCATTGTCattgtttttgtgttgttgttttgttgttgttttttgttttttgtttttttgaggtcTCCCGGGTGTCCAGTCACTGACAAATTTGGAGTCTGTAATCAGCTTCTGGGACACACGGTTGTATGCTTCAGACACTGGCTCTGGTTGCTACGAACTTCAGATGCTgctttaaagttaaaattaatttagttttgGGCTGCTACCTCGCCTGTTCCCACCGCTGGTTTCGCCGTCTGCTCCACTCCTTGGTTTTCCCTCTAGCAGATACCCCCACCTAACATAAGCACACGTTCATTGATTTCCCCTCACTTCTAGAATGTGATCTTCCAGAGATGAGTAACTTTGTATGCTTGCTTTCCTTCGGGAACTGGGTGGGGGCCTAGAAACAGAGAGCTAACAGGTGTTCAGTACATTTTGGGTGAACGGAAGCAGGAGTGATGACTCCACCTGTTGCAAAGCCTGTGCCATGTTAACGAAGAGTGACACAAGCAATTGAGCACGTCTGACATGGATTTTCTTGTAAAGCTGAATTAACCAAACTTGTTTAACCTCCGTAGCTTTTTGAATATTTGGTTTTCTTCAGCTCAAATTTGTATTGCAGAGAGCTCTCCTCACCCCAGGGGAAAAAAGATACTTACTGAGCAGCTCATCGTtcctttatgaatattttaaacactcctg
This genomic interval from Vulpes lagopus strain Blue_001 chromosome 14, ASM1834538v1, whole genome shotgun sequence contains the following:
- the LOC121475248 gene encoding 40S ribosomal protein S2-like; this encodes MYASNWLSSCSLVSTGRVRAPFPRPRPADQVRGICCHRRLQRTRGSGRQGLQGGSHRHPLAIILAKLSIVSVRRGYWGNKISKPHTVPCKVTGRCGSVLVRLIPAPRGTGIVSAPVPKKLLMMAGIDDCYTSARGCTATLGNFAKATFDAISKTYSYLTPDLWKETVFTKSPYQEFTDHLVKTHTTVSVQRTPAPAVATT